A section of the Neofelis nebulosa isolate mNeoNeb1 chromosome 12, mNeoNeb1.pri, whole genome shotgun sequence genome encodes:
- the CACFD1 gene encoding calcium channel flower homolog — MSGSGGASTASVSSAPPAQEEGMTWWYRWLCRLSGVLGAVSCAISGLFNCVTIHPLNIAAGVWMIMNAFILLLCEAPFCCQFVEFANTVAEKVDRLRSWQKAVFYCGMAVVPIVISLTLTTLLGNAIAFATGVLYGLSALGKKGDAISYARIQQQKQQADEEKLTDTLEGEL; from the exons ATGAGCGGCTCGGGCGGGGCGTCGACAGCGTCCGTCAGCTCCGCGCCGCCCGCGCAGGAGGAGGGCATGACGTGGTGGTACCGCTGGCTGTGTCGCCTGTCGGGGGTGCTGGGGGCCGTCT CCTGCGCCATCTCGGGCCTCTTCAACTGCGTCACCATCCACCCTCTGAACATCGCGGCCGGCGTGTGGATGAT CATGAATGCCTTCATCCTGCTGCTCTGCGAGGCGCCCTTCTGCTGCCAGTTCGTCGAGTTTGCCAACACGGTGGCCGAGAAGGTGGACCGGCTTCGCTCCTGGCAGAAGGCCGTCTTCTACTGCGG GATGGCCGTCGTCCCCATCGTCATCAGCCTGACCCTGACCACGCTGCTGGGGAACGCCATCGCCTTCGCCACTGGGGTGCTGTACGGACTCTCGGCTCTGGGCAAAAA GGGCGACGCGATCTCCTATGCCAGGAtccagcagcagaagcagcaggctGATGAGGAGAAGCTCACGGACACCCTGGAGGGAGAGCTGTGA
- the SLC2A6 gene encoding solute carrier family 2, facilitated glucose transporter member 6 isoform X1 produces the protein MQEPLLGAEGPDYDTFPEKSSPSPGERTRVGAPQNKRVFLATFAAVLGNFSFGYALVYTSPVIPALELSLDPDLRLTKTQASWFGSVFTLGAAAGGLSAMVLNDLLGRKLSIMFSAVPSAAGYALMAGAHGFWMLLLGRTMTGFAGGLTAACIPVYVSEIAPPGVRGALGATPQLMAVFGSLSLYALGLLLPWRWLAVAGEGPVLVMTLLLSFMPNSPRFLLSRGRDSEALRALAWLRGADTDIRWEFSQIQDNVQRQSTRVSWAEARSPHVYRPIAIALLMRFLQQLTGITPILVYLQPIFESTAVLLPPKDDAAIVGAVRLFSVLIAALTMDLAGRKVLLFVSATIMFAANLTLGLYVHLGPKPPTPNSTVELESVPLGGTEQPLAAPTSYLTLVPLVATMLFIMGYAMGWGPITWLLMSEILPLQARGVASGLCVLVSWLTAFALTKSFLLVVNASGLQVPFFFFAVICLVNLLFTGCCVPETKGRSLEQIESFFRTGRRSFLH, from the exons ATGCAGGAGCCGCTGCTGGGGGCCGAGGGCCCGGACTATGACACCTTCCCTGAGAAGTCGTCCCCGTCGCCGGGGGAGAGGACGCGAGTCGG ggcccCACAGAACAAGAGGGTGTTCCTGGCTACCTTTGCCGCCGTGCTGGGCAATTTCAGCTTTGGGTACGCCCTGGTCTACACGTCCCCTGTCATCCCTGCTCTGGAGCTGTCCTTGGACCCAGACCTGAGGCTGACCAAAACCCAGGCATCCTGGTTTGGG TCTGTTTTCACCTTGGGCGCGGCGGCTGGGGGCCTCAGTGCCATGGTCCTCAATGACCTCCTGGGCCGGAAGCTCAGCATCATGTTCTCAGCCGTACCCTCGGCAGCTGGCTACGCACTCATGGCAGGCGCCCACGGCTTCTGGATGCTGCTGCTGGGGAGGACAATGACAGGCTTCGCCGGGGGGCTCACAGCTGCCTGCATCCCG GTGTACGTGTCTGAGATTGCTCCCCCGGGTGTTCGTGGGGCCCTGGGGGCCACGCCCCAGCTCATGGCAGTATTCGGGTCACTGTCCCTCTACGCCCTTG GCCTCCTGCTGCCGTGGCGCTGGCTGGCTGTGGCCGGGGAAGGGCCTGTGCTCGTCATGACCCTGTTGCTCAGCTTCATGCCCAACTCCCCCCGCTTCCTGCTGTCGCGGGGCAGGGACTCGGAGGCGCTGCGGGCGCTGGCCTGGCTGCGCGGGGCCGACACCGACATCCGCTGGGAGTTCTCGCAGATCCAGGACAACGTCCAGAGACAG AGCACCCGCGTGTCGTGGGCCGAGGCCCGGAGCCCCCACGTGTACCGGCCCATCGCCATCGCCTTGCTGATGCGCTTCCTGCAGCAGCTGACGGGCATCACGCCCATCCTTGTCTACCTGCAGCCCATCTTCGAAAGCACCGCCGTCCTGCTG cccccgaAGGATGATGCAGCCATCGTGGGGGCCGTGAGGCTCTTCTCCGTGCTGATTGCCGCCCTCACCATGGACCTGGCTGGCCGCAAGGTCCTGCTCTTTGTCTCAG CCACCATCATGTTTGCTGCCAACCTGACGCTGGGGCTGTATGTCCACCTCGGTCCAAAGCCTCCGACTCCCAACAGCACCGTGGAGCTCGAGAGTGTGCCCTTGGGGGGCACGGAGCAGCCCCTGGCCGCACCCACCAGCTACCTTACCCTGGTGCCCCTGGTGGCCACCATGCTCTTCATCATGG GCTACGCCATGGGCTGGGGGCCCATCACCTGGCTCCTAATGTCTGAGATCCTGCCCCTGCAAGCCCGCGGGGTGGCCTCGGGGCTCTGCGTGCTGGTCAGCTGGCTCACCGCCTTCGCCCTCACCAAGTCCTTCCTGCTGGTGGTG AATGCCTCTGGCCTCCAGgtgcctttcttcttctttgctgTCATCTGCTTGGTCAACCTGCTGTTCACCGGCTGCTGCGTGCCTGAGACCAAGGGCCGGTCGTTGGAGCAGATCGAGTCCTTCTTCCGCACTGGGAGGAGGTCCTTCCTGCACTAG
- the LOC131490816 gene encoding uncharacterized protein LOC131490816 isoform X1 gives MPSVPHRCVDSAQWRGQVGSEWGLWGPQRLPGWRGVEVDPGGLEGLLEKVGVGTSAGGEGAEAWGLDSSLPDLSAAPRGGSRELCLSADPPPATGVGRPDRRHSDFETALLCPTSLPVLQAQRVAGAGLCWGHKLRELHLRGGSRSGTGFINAVLQLSLQLGDRVNQFWPRGPVLGARPQRATPKTWPDTPGGYSRGPSRGAGQPTLSGTSCSGLDRGQEKARARPSPPRWLTPCSGHCCDPHPLRPRGPGRVPRRPGAESLLGRSGEPLPSMSLYFSCTWGQRGGPHRQVQAEPQAGRPGSWMGARHLARLLSALMWQAGTRGLRERRRLPGRWTRSDLSS, from the exons ATGCCCTCTGTCCCCCACCGCTGCGTGGATTCAGCCCAGTggagagggcaggtggggagTGAGTGGGGGCTCTGGGGGCCTCAGAGACTTCCCGGGTGGAGGGGTGTGGAGGTGGATCCTGGAGGTCTGGAGGGGCTTCTTGAAAAAGTGGGGGTGGGCACTTCAGCTGGGGGTGAGGGAGCCGAGGCCTGGGGGCTGGACAGTAGCCTTCCTGACCTGTCAGCAGCACCTCGGGGCGGCTCTCGGGAGCTCTGCTTGTCAGCTGACCCCCCACCTGCTACCGGGGTCGGGAGGCCTGACCGCCGGCACAGTGACTTTGAGACTGCCCTCCTTTGTCCCACTTCACTTCCTGTCCTGCAGGCCCAGCgtgtggcaggggcagggctCTGCTGGGGCCACAAACTCCGGGAACTGCACCTGCGAGGAGGATCCCGTTCAGGGACCGGTTTTATAAATGCC GTCCTCCAGCTGTCCTTGCAGTTAGGTGACCGAGTGAATCAGTTCTGGCCCAGAGGG CCAGTCCTGGGGGCCAGGCCCCAGAGAGCCACGCCGAAGACCTGGCCGGACACTCCTGGTGGATATTCTCGGGGACCCTCTCGGGGTGCCGGCCAACCCACACTATCAGGTACGTCCTGCTCCGGGCTTGATAGGGGACAGGAAAAGGCCAGGGCGAGGCCCTCCCCGCCCCGCTGGCTAACCCCCTGCTCAGGGCACTGCTGTGACCCCCACCCACTCCGGCCTCGGGGGCCTGGCAGGGTGCCCAGACGGCCTGGGGCTGAGTCCTTGCTGGGCAGATCTGGTGAACCACTCCCCTCCATGAGCCTCTATTTCTCGTGTACATGGGGACAGCGGGGAGGTCCGCACAGGCAGGTGCAGGCGGAGCCCCAAGCTGGACGCCCGGGGTCCTGGATGGGCGCTCGTCACCTGGCCCGTCTGTTGTCAGCCCTCATGTGGCAGGCGGGGACCCGAGGCCTGCGGGAGAGAAGGCGGCTGCCTGGGAGATGGACACGGTCTGATCTGAGCAGCTGA
- the LOC131490816 gene encoding uncharacterized protein LOC131490816 isoform X2 encodes MPSVPHRCVDSAQWRGQVGSEWGLWGPQRLPGWRGVEVDPGGLEGLLEKVGVGTSAGGEGAEAWGLDSSLPDLSAAPRGGSRELCLSADPPPATGVGRPDRRHSDFETALLCPTSLPVLQAQRVAGAGLCWGHKLRELHLRGGSRSGTGFINAVLQLSLQLGDRVNQFWPRGPVLGARPQRATPKTWPDTPGGYSRGPSRGAGQPTLSALMWQAGTRGLRERRRLPGRWTRSDLSS; translated from the exons ATGCCCTCTGTCCCCCACCGCTGCGTGGATTCAGCCCAGTggagagggcaggtggggagTGAGTGGGGGCTCTGGGGGCCTCAGAGACTTCCCGGGTGGAGGGGTGTGGAGGTGGATCCTGGAGGTCTGGAGGGGCTTCTTGAAAAAGTGGGGGTGGGCACTTCAGCTGGGGGTGAGGGAGCCGAGGCCTGGGGGCTGGACAGTAGCCTTCCTGACCTGTCAGCAGCACCTCGGGGCGGCTCTCGGGAGCTCTGCTTGTCAGCTGACCCCCCACCTGCTACCGGGGTCGGGAGGCCTGACCGCCGGCACAGTGACTTTGAGACTGCCCTCCTTTGTCCCACTTCACTTCCTGTCCTGCAGGCCCAGCgtgtggcaggggcagggctCTGCTGGGGCCACAAACTCCGGGAACTGCACCTGCGAGGAGGATCCCGTTCAGGGACCGGTTTTATAAATGCC GTCCTCCAGCTGTCCTTGCAGTTAGGTGACCGAGTGAATCAGTTCTGGCCCAGAGGG CCAGTCCTGGGGGCCAGGCCCCAGAGAGCCACGCCGAAGACCTGGCCGGACACTCCTGGTGGATATTCTCGGGGACCCTCTCGGGGTGCCGGCCAACCCACACTATCAG CCCTCATGTGGCAGGCGGGGACCCGAGGCCTGCGGGAGAGAAGGCGGCTGCCTGGGAGATGGACACGGTCTGATCTGAGCAGCTGA
- the SLC2A6 gene encoding solute carrier family 2, facilitated glucose transporter member 6 isoform X2, with product MVLNDLLGRKLSIMFSAVPSAAGYALMAGAHGFWMLLLGRTMTGFAGGLTAACIPVYVSEIAPPGVRGALGATPQLMAVFGSLSLYALGLLLPWRWLAVAGEGPVLVMTLLLSFMPNSPRFLLSRGRDSEALRALAWLRGADTDIRWEFSQIQDNVQRQSTRVSWAEARSPHVYRPIAIALLMRFLQQLTGITPILVYLQPIFESTAVLLPPKDDAAIVGAVRLFSVLIAALTMDLAGRKVLLFVSATIMFAANLTLGLYVHLGPKPPTPNSTVELESVPLGGTEQPLAAPTSYLTLVPLVATMLFIMGYAMGWGPITWLLMSEILPLQARGVASGLCVLVSWLTAFALTKSFLLVVNASGLQVPFFFFAVICLVNLLFTGCCVPETKGRSLEQIESFFRTGRRSFLH from the exons ATGGTCCTCAATGACCTCCTGGGCCGGAAGCTCAGCATCATGTTCTCAGCCGTACCCTCGGCAGCTGGCTACGCACTCATGGCAGGCGCCCACGGCTTCTGGATGCTGCTGCTGGGGAGGACAATGACAGGCTTCGCCGGGGGGCTCACAGCTGCCTGCATCCCG GTGTACGTGTCTGAGATTGCTCCCCCGGGTGTTCGTGGGGCCCTGGGGGCCACGCCCCAGCTCATGGCAGTATTCGGGTCACTGTCCCTCTACGCCCTTG GCCTCCTGCTGCCGTGGCGCTGGCTGGCTGTGGCCGGGGAAGGGCCTGTGCTCGTCATGACCCTGTTGCTCAGCTTCATGCCCAACTCCCCCCGCTTCCTGCTGTCGCGGGGCAGGGACTCGGAGGCGCTGCGGGCGCTGGCCTGGCTGCGCGGGGCCGACACCGACATCCGCTGGGAGTTCTCGCAGATCCAGGACAACGTCCAGAGACAG AGCACCCGCGTGTCGTGGGCCGAGGCCCGGAGCCCCCACGTGTACCGGCCCATCGCCATCGCCTTGCTGATGCGCTTCCTGCAGCAGCTGACGGGCATCACGCCCATCCTTGTCTACCTGCAGCCCATCTTCGAAAGCACCGCCGTCCTGCTG cccccgaAGGATGATGCAGCCATCGTGGGGGCCGTGAGGCTCTTCTCCGTGCTGATTGCCGCCCTCACCATGGACCTGGCTGGCCGCAAGGTCCTGCTCTTTGTCTCAG CCACCATCATGTTTGCTGCCAACCTGACGCTGGGGCTGTATGTCCACCTCGGTCCAAAGCCTCCGACTCCCAACAGCACCGTGGAGCTCGAGAGTGTGCCCTTGGGGGGCACGGAGCAGCCCCTGGCCGCACCCACCAGCTACCTTACCCTGGTGCCCCTGGTGGCCACCATGCTCTTCATCATGG GCTACGCCATGGGCTGGGGGCCCATCACCTGGCTCCTAATGTCTGAGATCCTGCCCCTGCAAGCCCGCGGGGTGGCCTCGGGGCTCTGCGTGCTGGTCAGCTGGCTCACCGCCTTCGCCCTCACCAAGTCCTTCCTGCTGGTGGTG AATGCCTCTGGCCTCCAGgtgcctttcttcttctttgctgTCATCTGCTTGGTCAACCTGCTGTTCACCGGCTGCTGCGTGCCTGAGACCAAGGGCCGGTCGTTGGAGCAGATCGAGTCCTTCTTCCGCACTGGGAGGAGGTCCTTCCTGCACTAG